A window of the Gemmatirosa kalamazoonensis genome harbors these coding sequences:
- a CDS encoding NADPH-dependent F420 reductase produces MRIAVIGAGNVGGTLGRRWAQRGHEVAFGVRDPSRGADAVKGGDALPAGASVVTPEEAARGADVVVLATPWDAVPDALRELGPALDGVVLVDATNPLGPGLTLDVGPACESGAERVQALAPRARVVKAFNTTGFSNMADPVYGGEPTVMFYAGDDPEAKSAVRLLVAALGFDAVDAGPLARSRELEHLAMLWISLAFGGLGRDIAFRLVRR; encoded by the coding sequence ATGCGCATCGCGGTGATCGGAGCGGGGAACGTCGGCGGCACGCTGGGACGACGGTGGGCGCAGCGCGGGCACGAGGTGGCGTTCGGCGTGCGCGATCCGTCGCGCGGCGCGGACGCGGTGAAGGGCGGCGATGCGCTCCCGGCCGGCGCGTCGGTCGTCACGCCCGAGGAGGCGGCGCGCGGCGCCGACGTCGTGGTGCTCGCCACGCCGTGGGATGCCGTGCCCGACGCGCTGCGCGAGCTCGGCCCCGCGCTCGACGGCGTGGTGCTCGTCGACGCCACGAACCCGCTCGGCCCGGGGCTCACGCTCGACGTCGGGCCCGCGTGCGAGTCGGGCGCGGAGCGCGTGCAGGCGCTCGCCCCGCGCGCGCGCGTCGTGAAGGCGTTCAACACGACGGGCTTCAGCAACATGGCCGACCCGGTGTACGGCGGCGAGCCGACGGTGATGTTCTACGCCGGCGACGACCCCGAGGCGAAGTCCGCCGTGCGCCTGCTCGTCGCCGCGCTCGGCTTCGACGCCGTGGACGCCGGCCCGCTCGCGCGCAGCCGCGAGCTGGAGCACCTCGCCATGCTCTGGATCTCGCTCGCGTTCGGCGGCCTCGGACGCGACATCGCGTTCCGGCTCGTGCGGCGGTGA
- a CDS encoding TonB-dependent receptor encodes MVAVFQVATLTVAGLAVAVPAWAQPRTVAAAGEVGGRAWPTPLDRPVSLHLRDVALRTALDRLAAAARVRLSYSAETLPLDRSVSVACDATPLGAALEAVLRGAEVQPVVVGVEQVVLAPARVPAAAAASDEVPNASPSAPMAVARMAVLDQVVVTGSAAGASQRALPFALDVVRASTGAPGIGMSTLAHGIDGTVPGIWVWTQSPSSLLARYGSIRGASSFGLTAPKIYIDGIEAANPLLVTALSPESVERVEVIRGPQGAAFYGADAISGVINVVTRHDGAADGGRQLEVRSGVGAAGSAFAEHPALVQDHGAALREGSGARSRGVSLSGSSIGAYVPGAGARHLFGNAYARRVGSAWALSATAYADGASANTAPSPLVAAALPTRPGGGTTGGGTAGRQVPATDAPRQSVWQYTLGGTATHAAGERWTHVVQAGVNGYRLTGLAVDPVAVPSSVDSALLAARGGADRGTLRASSVARWGEERGLGGSVTLAGDWAVLRDGTAATASPDVPRGPGAAGQVPNDVTMGHSTWLQTAGLSAQATAGWREVAYVTAGLRGERNGGYAEASRYAALPMFGATVVGQRGDVTVKLRTAYGRGLRPARTTTRFTTWHGGGFGARVPDLAPEEQRGVEGGVDLYVGRAFGVHATAFDQRASGLIQQVSIIAPGADTLPPRGGPAGARRITYALQNVGVITNRGVELEATWRAGPLGLAGTFTRVDSRVRQLALGYTGDLRPGDRMLEVPARTLGVDASWSAPRWAATLGASRAFDWTNYDRLRLAQAYTSNAHEARELVGAPLRAYWRTYDGVTHLRASVARDVVAGFGIVLAGDNLLDRQRGEPDDATVLPGRTLSLGVRARF; translated from the coding sequence GGCGCAGCCCCGCACCGTCGCGGCGGCGGGCGAGGTCGGCGGGCGCGCGTGGCCCACGCCGCTCGACCGGCCGGTGTCGCTGCACCTGCGCGACGTGGCGCTGCGCACCGCGCTCGACCGGCTCGCCGCGGCGGCGCGGGTGCGGCTGTCGTACAGCGCGGAGACGCTGCCGCTCGACCGCAGCGTGAGCGTGGCGTGCGACGCGACGCCGCTCGGCGCGGCACTGGAGGCGGTGCTGCGCGGCGCGGAGGTGCAGCCCGTGGTGGTCGGCGTGGAGCAGGTCGTGCTCGCGCCGGCGCGCGTGCCGGCAGCCGCCGCGGCGTCCGACGAGGTGCCTAACGCCTCGCCGTCCGCGCCGATGGCGGTGGCGCGCATGGCGGTGCTCGATCAGGTCGTCGTCACGGGGAGCGCGGCCGGCGCGTCGCAGCGCGCGCTGCCGTTCGCGCTCGACGTCGTGCGCGCATCGACGGGCGCGCCGGGCATCGGCATGTCGACGCTCGCGCACGGCATCGACGGCACCGTGCCAGGCATCTGGGTGTGGACACAGTCGCCGTCGTCGCTGCTCGCGCGCTACGGCAGCATCCGCGGCGCGAGCTCGTTCGGCCTGACGGCGCCGAAGATCTACATCGACGGCATCGAGGCGGCGAACCCGCTGCTCGTGACCGCGCTGTCGCCGGAGAGCGTCGAGCGCGTGGAGGTGATCCGCGGGCCGCAGGGCGCGGCGTTCTACGGCGCGGACGCGATCAGCGGCGTGATCAACGTGGTCACGCGGCACGACGGCGCGGCCGACGGCGGACGGCAGCTCGAGGTGCGCAGCGGCGTCGGCGCGGCGGGCAGCGCGTTCGCCGAGCATCCGGCGCTCGTGCAGGATCATGGCGCCGCGCTGCGCGAGGGATCGGGTGCGCGCTCGCGCGGGGTGTCGCTCTCCGGCAGCTCGATCGGCGCGTACGTCCCCGGCGCCGGTGCGCGGCACCTGTTCGGCAACGCCTACGCGCGACGCGTCGGCTCGGCGTGGGCGCTGAGCGCCACCGCGTACGCCGACGGCGCGTCCGCGAACACGGCACCGAGCCCCCTCGTCGCCGCGGCGCTGCCGACGCGTCCGGGCGGCGGGACGACCGGCGGCGGGACTGCCGGTCGCCAGGTCCCCGCGACCGACGCGCCGCGGCAGTCGGTGTGGCAGTACACGTTAGGCGGCACGGCGACGCACGCGGCGGGCGAGCGGTGGACGCACGTGGTGCAGGCGGGGGTGAACGGCTACCGGCTCACCGGGCTCGCCGTCGATCCGGTCGCGGTCCCGTCGTCGGTGGATTCGGCGCTGCTCGCGGCGCGCGGCGGCGCGGACCGCGGGACGCTGCGCGCGAGCAGCGTGGCGCGGTGGGGCGAGGAGCGCGGGCTCGGCGGCTCGGTGACGCTCGCCGGCGACTGGGCCGTGCTGCGCGACGGAACCGCCGCGACGGCGTCGCCCGACGTGCCGCGGGGACCGGGTGCGGCGGGCCAGGTGCCTAACGACGTCACGATGGGCCACTCGACGTGGCTGCAGACGGCGGGGCTCTCCGCGCAGGCCACCGCGGGATGGCGCGAGGTGGCGTACGTGACGGCGGGGCTGCGCGGGGAACGCAACGGCGGCTACGCGGAGGCGAGCCGCTACGCCGCGCTGCCGATGTTCGGCGCCACGGTCGTCGGCCAGCGCGGCGACGTGACGGTGAAGCTGCGCACCGCGTACGGCCGCGGGCTGCGCCCCGCGCGCACGACGACGCGCTTCACGACGTGGCACGGCGGCGGCTTCGGGGCGCGCGTGCCCGACCTCGCGCCGGAGGAGCAGCGCGGCGTCGAGGGGGGTGTCGACCTGTACGTCGGCCGGGCGTTCGGCGTCCACGCGACGGCGTTCGACCAGCGCGCGTCGGGGCTCATCCAGCAGGTGTCGATCATCGCGCCGGGAGCGGACACGCTGCCCCCACGCGGCGGTCCGGCCGGCGCGCGGCGCATCACGTACGCGCTGCAGAACGTCGGCGTGATCACGAACCGCGGCGTGGAGCTCGAGGCGACGTGGCGCGCGGGGCCGCTCGGCCTCGCGGGGACGTTCACGCGCGTCGACAGCCGCGTGCGGCAGCTCGCGCTCGGCTACACGGGCGACCTGCGCCCCGGCGACCGCATGCTCGAGGTGCCGGCGCGCACGCTCGGCGTCGACGCGTCGTGGAGCGCGCCGCGGTGGGCGGCGACGCTCGGCGCGTCGCGCGCGTTCGACTGGACGAACTACGACCGGCTGCGGCTCGCGCAGGCGTACACGAGCAACGCACACGAGGCGCGCGAGCTGGTGGGCGCGCCGCTGCGCGCGTACTGGCGCACGTACGACGGCGTCACGCACCTGCGCGCGAGCGTCGCTCGCGACGTCGTGGCCGGCTTCGGCATCGTCCTCGCCGGCGACAACCTGCTCGACCGCCAGCGCGGCGAGCCGGACGACGCGACCGTGCTGCCGGGGCGGACTTTGTCGTTAGGCGTGCGGGCGAGGTTCTGA
- a CDS encoding MarR family winged helix-turn-helix transcriptional regulator, whose protein sequence is MRDPSGRPRGRAAASAATLDALRRIVRALRLANSGVEKSTGLSAAQLFVLEQVAAAPGASLSELAQRTLTDRTSVAAVVDRLASRGLVERRRSDVDRRRVEILPTESGRGTLEHAPHPPTRRVLMALETLDDRQLQRLAVSLTRLVRSMGLSDEPSVMLFEEDGASHDATHADAEGAAD, encoded by the coding sequence ATGCGTGACCCCTCCGGGCGTCCGCGCGGCCGTGCCGCCGCCTCCGCGGCGACGCTGGACGCGCTCCGCCGCATCGTCCGTGCGCTCCGCCTCGCGAACAGCGGAGTCGAGAAGAGCACCGGGCTGAGCGCCGCACAGCTCTTCGTTCTCGAGCAGGTGGCCGCGGCGCCCGGCGCTTCGCTCAGCGAGCTCGCCCAGCGCACGCTCACCGACCGTACCTCGGTCGCCGCGGTCGTGGACCGGCTCGCCTCGCGCGGCCTCGTCGAGCGCCGCCGCTCCGACGTCGACCGCCGCCGGGTCGAGATCCTGCCGACCGAGAGCGGGCGGGGGACGCTCGAGCACGCCCCGCATCCGCCCACGCGCCGCGTGCTGATGGCGCTCGAGACGCTCGACGACCGGCAGCTCCAGCGCCTCGCCGTGAGCCTCACGCGGCTCGTCCGGTCGATGGGCCTGTCGGACGAGCCGTCGGTGATGCTGTTCGAGGAGGACGGGGCGTCCCACGACGCGACCCACGCGGACGCCGAGGGCGCCGCCGACTGA
- a CDS encoding ubiquinol-cytochrome c reductase iron-sulfur subunit yields MPHHAASPDADRCAAACPLASAAGAVGALDRRTFLSQSLLAAAAAALAACGAAGDTLTAPASVNSSIDVASYPALASTGGIAVVSLSGTRLAIVRTGTSSFAALSLVCPHEGGSINQNGTGFLCSKHGARFTASGTWTGGERTTNMRSYPATYDATTGTLTIG; encoded by the coding sequence ATGCCGCATCACGCCGCCTCGCCCGACGCCGACCGCTGCGCCGCCGCCTGCCCCCTCGCCAGCGCGGCCGGCGCCGTCGGCGCCCTCGATCGCCGCACGTTCCTCTCGCAGTCGCTGCTCGCCGCCGCGGCGGCGGCGCTCGCGGCGTGCGGCGCGGCGGGCGACACGCTCACGGCGCCGGCGAGCGTGAACTCGTCGATCGACGTCGCGAGCTACCCGGCGCTCGCGAGCACGGGCGGCATCGCGGTGGTGTCGCTGAGCGGCACGCGGCTGGCCATCGTGCGCACCGGCACGTCGTCGTTCGCGGCGCTGTCGCTCGTCTGCCCGCACGAGGGGGGCAGCATCAACCAGAACGGCACCGGCTTCCTGTGCTCGAAGCACGGCGCGCGGTTCACCGCCTCGGGCACGTGGACGGGCGGCGAGCGCACGACGAACATGCGCTCGTATCCGGCGACCTACGACGCGACGACGGGCACGCTCACGATCGGCTGA